The Breoghania sp. L-A4 sequence CGGCGTGTTGAAGGCGCCGCCGGCGAGGATCACCTCGCGCGAGGCGAAGACCTGGCGCGCCTCACCGTCATGGCCGCTTGGCCGCCAGTGGGCCTCGTAGAGCCGCTTGCCCTTCTGGTAGGCGACGCCAATGGCGCGGTTGTCGTCATCAATCAGCACGCGGGTGACCAGAGCGTCGAGTTCGATGGTGAGCCTGTCCGGATGCCTGTGCTGGACTTCCAGCAGCCGCTCGCGGGTGCCCATGCGCGCGTGGCCTCGGGTGGTCAGCGGCGGATAGCGAATGCCGATGGCGTCTTCCTCCACCAGCCGCCAGTCGTTGGGATCTCCCTTGCCCTCGAACGCCCAGGTGAAGCGGTTGACCGGGTCGTCGTTCTTCTTGAGTGCGTATTTCACGGCGCGGGCGAGCGTATGCACCAGGACGAAATCCCACAGCGCGCGACGCGGGAACGCCTTCTCCGTGCGCAGCCAGCCATTGAACCCGTGCCGGGTGGGATTCCATCCCAGCAGTTTGCCGATCCAGCGCCAGGGCGGCCAGAGGCGATGCCGGCAATCCTCCATGCGCTCGAAATAGCCGCGCATGGCGTCCGCCTTCCAGCTTTTGTCGCCTGTCAGCGCCGCGATATCCTCCCAGTCCTTGTTGTGCGGATACAGCAGGATCATGGCGTTGTGCGCCGTGCAGCCGCCGAGCGCGCCGGCGCGCGGATAGTACACGCCATCGACCGTCTCGCCGTTGAACGTCTCGCGATACTTGGGATCACGCTTCTGTTTCGCCGTGTCGCCGTAGTGGCGGACCCAGAAATCCCAGCGAAGCGCGTGGTTTTCGGTCGACAGGGCGTGGAACGCCGGGACCTCGTAGTCCTGCGCCAGGCGTTCGGCTTGGGGAAACAGCGGATTGCCTCCCTGGAGCCGCTTGGGATCGCCGCCCGCCTCCAGCACCAGCACGCGCGCGCCCGCTTCCGCCAGCCGTGCCGCGACCGTGCCGCCGCCCGCGCCGGAGCCGACGACGATGTATTCGTATTCCGCTTTCGCGGGGTCCGCCGCTTTCGTGCCGTCCGTCATGCGCGTTCCTTTCCGCGCCGCCTCAGAATGTCTTGAGGAACTCGATCAGCGCCCATTTCTCCTCGTCGGTCAGTTTGCTTCCGAAATAGTGGCCGCGATTGACCACATAGTCGGGACACTTGTTGATGCTCATCAAGGGATCGACGAGCGGCGCGAAGGCTGCGCGCGCGTCTTCATCGGAGGCGTCTTTGGGCAAATCCTTGAGCACGGAGACCGCCTGTTTCAGCACGCGCTTGACCTTGACTGCATGGGCAAGCCGGGACTTGATGTCGGTCTCGCGCGACACGGGCTGGATGTTGGCGACCAGGTTGACCGGCGTGCCGGCCGGGATCGGTCCCAGCTCGAGCAGACCCGTTTCCACCTCGCTGAAGGCCCAGGGAAACAGCCGTGGCAGCCAGGAACTCATGCCGACGATGTTGTTCAATGGATCGGGCAGGTAGGTTGCGGGCACCCGCAGGTAGCTGCGCGTGGTGGTGCGCTGGATGTAGCCCGGAACCGTGTCGCCCAGCTTTGCGTCAACGCGGCGCTTCTCCGGCCACAGCATCTTCTGGATGGAATCGTTGAACGAGGCCATGCGGGCCTCGAGCGACGGCTCGCCGTAGAAATTGCCGACCGAATTGTTGAGCAGATAGGGCGCGCTTGACCACAGGCTGACGAGGGACGCGGGGCGCGTGTACCCGCGCCCGCCGCCCGGCATGTCGTACTGCCACGGTTCGCCGGTGACCGGGTGGTGCACCGTGATCTTGCCCACCGCGGGCAGCTGCTTGTAGGTGGTGGAGGTGAAGTTGTCCCAGATGTCGCCCGCGATCCCGTTGGTGGCCAGCGGGCTGCAGGCATTGGTCTGCAGGATCGTCACCGGAATGCGGCGGTCTGTGGAGAGGAAGTTGTTTTCCAGAAAATCCGGTTTTTGCACTTCCGCGCGCATCCAGTCCTTGTAGGCGTCGGAATTCCAGGCAATCGAGCCGTCTCCACAGGTCTCGCCCGGCGCGCAGAAGTTGTCCGGCTGTTTTGAGGAATGGCACGCCGCGC is a genomic window containing:
- a CDS encoding GMC family oxidoreductase; translated protein: MTDGTKAADPAKAEYEYIVVGSGAGGGTVAARLAEAGARVLVLEAGGDPKRLQGGNPLFPQAERLAQDYEVPAFHALSTENHALRWDFWVRHYGDTAKQKRDPKYRETFNGETVDGVYYPRAGALGGCTAHNAMILLYPHNKDWEDIAALTGDKSWKADAMRGYFERMEDCRHRLWPPWRWIGKLLGWNPTRHGFNGWLRTEKAFPRRALWDFVLVHTLARAVKYALKKNDDPVNRFTWAFEGKGDPNDWRLVEEDAIGIRYPPLTTRGHARMGTRERLLEVQHRHPDRLTIELDALVTRVLIDDDNRAIGVAYQKGKRLYEAHWRPSGHDGEARQVFASREVILAGGAFNTPQLLMLSGIGDRAALEAHGIAVRADLPGVGKNLQDRYEVTQVNRMKSDWGHSAAWNCARVTASTGNGRTAAAPIPPTARRLPWCAGPPLPVPCLICSVSPCSAASWAISRAIRAIPSAPIISPGPCSRRTRTTPAARSNSTLTIPRTRASGRRSTSDTSRREPMPAARIWLPWSRASSSCTRQQAPSGI